In Abditibacteriaceae bacterium, one genomic interval encodes:
- the rfbB gene encoding dTDP-glucose 4,6-dehydratase: MKICVTGGAGFIGSHFVHLIARERPDWKIVVLDKLTYAGRRDNVPESVEFVHGDICHLADAARAVEGCDIVFNFAAESHVDRSLLTAGDFVQTDVYGVFVLLEAARTTGARFVQVSTDEVYGDIENGRSVETDPLAPRSPYSSTKAGGELLARSYFVSHGVPVIITRGSNTFGPRQYPEKLMPLFITNAMQDLPLPMYGDGLQRRDWLFAEDHARGILCAAENGEAGEAYNIGGGNERTNRDVTYAILNALGKDESLIRHVADRPGHDRRYALDCTKLHALGWTPHHSFDESVEQTVAWYQQNEAWWHAIRDDDEYQTFYTTNYAARLK, from the coding sequence ATGAAAATTTGTGTTACCGGCGGCGCGGGATTTATCGGCAGTCATTTCGTGCATCTCATCGCCCGCGAGCGGCCCGATTGGAAAATTGTTGTTCTCGATAAGCTCACTTACGCCGGGCGGCGCGACAACGTGCCCGAAAGCGTCGAGTTTGTTCACGGCGATATTTGCCACCTCGCCGACGCTGCGCGCGCCGTCGAAGGCTGCGATATCGTTTTCAATTTCGCTGCCGAAAGCCACGTTGATCGTTCGTTGCTCACCGCCGGCGATTTCGTCCAGACCGATGTTTACGGCGTTTTCGTCTTGCTCGAAGCAGCGCGTACAACCGGCGCGCGCTTCGTCCAGGTTTCGACCGACGAGGTTTACGGCGACATCGAAAACGGGCGTAGCGTCGAAACCGATCCACTTGCACCGCGTTCGCCCTATTCATCGACTAAGGCAGGCGGCGAACTGCTAGCGCGCAGTTATTTCGTTTCGCACGGCGTTCCGGTCATCATCACGCGTGGCAGCAACACGTTCGGGCCGCGCCAATATCCTGAAAAGCTGATGCCGCTTTTCATCACCAATGCAATGCAAGATTTGCCGTTGCCGATGTATGGCGACGGCCTGCAACGCCGCGACTGGCTTTTTGCCGAAGATCACGCGCGCGGCATTTTGTGCGCGGCGGAAAACGGCGAAGCGGGCGAGGCTTACAACATCGGCGGCGGCAACGAACGCACTAACCGCGATGTGACGTATGCGATATTAAATGCTCTGGGTAAAGACGAATCGCTCATTCGCCACGTTGCCGACCGCCCCGGCCACGACCGCCGTTATGCCCTCGATTGCACCAAGCTCCACGCACTCGGCTGGACGCCGCACCATTCCTTCGATGAATCCGTCGAGCAAACAGTCGCGTGGTACCAGCAAAATGAAGCGTGGTGGCACGCCATCCGCGACGACGACGAATATCAGACTTTTTACACCACGAATTACGCAGCGCGCCTGAAGTAA
- the corA gene encoding magnesium/cobalt transporter CorA gives MLSALLLNRDTYELREIAATQLMDSRPANASFALAPEDNKGFQKATAQCRAGELMWLDVTAPDDDDFKMLAERFGLHTMVIEDVRAREGRPKLHDYGDYLYIVCHAVSMSEKTETAAPAVQIEEIDILIGADYVVTIHQNDVSALHDLKSRWKRRPELMKNGAGYLLYEIMDEILDDYFPLLDLIDERIDDFEERLFREFEENLSADIFALKRQLIQIRRVAGPTRDVVNILLRHDADSGGRNFAYFQDLYDHSSRIVENVDTFRELMSGALDAYLALASNRMNSVMKTLTSASIILLVPTLIAGIYGMNFKYMPELERPNGYPGALFVMLAVIIALACMFKRKGWL, from the coding sequence ATGCTTTCTGCTCTTCTTCTCAATCGCGACACCTACGAACTGCGCGAAATCGCCGCTACACAACTGATGGATTCGAGACCGGCCAATGCGTCGTTCGCTCTCGCGCCGGAAGACAACAAGGGCTTTCAAAAGGCGACGGCCCAATGTCGCGCGGGCGAGTTGATGTGGCTCGATGTCACCGCGCCCGACGACGACGATTTTAAGATGCTCGCCGAGCGTTTCGGCTTGCACACGATGGTTATCGAAGATGTGCGCGCCCGTGAAGGCCGTCCCAAGCTGCACGATTACGGCGATTATCTTTACATCGTGTGCCACGCCGTTTCGATGAGCGAGAAAACAGAAACTGCCGCGCCTGCTGTGCAAATCGAAGAGATTGACATTCTCATCGGTGCCGATTACGTGGTGACGATTCACCAAAACGATGTGTCCGCGCTGCACGATTTAAAGTCGCGCTGGAAACGCCGCCCGGAATTGATGAAAAATGGTGCGGGCTACTTGCTCTATGAAATCATGGACGAGATTTTAGACGATTATTTCCCGCTTCTGGACCTCATCGACGAGCGCATCGACGATTTTGAAGAACGCTTATTCCGCGAATTTGAAGAAAACCTATCGGCGGATATTTTCGCGCTCAAGCGGCAACTGATTCAAATTCGCCGCGTCGCCGGCCCGACGCGCGATGTCGTCAACATTCTCTTGCGCCACGATGCCGATTCGGGCGGGCGCAACTTCGCTTATTTTCAGGATTTATACGATCATTCGTCGCGTATCGTTGAAAACGTCGATACCTTCCGCGAATTGATGAGCGGCGCTCTTGATGCCTATCTCGCGCTTGCCTCAAACCGCATGAACTCGGTGATGAAAACGCTCACATCAGCGTCTATCATTCTGCTGGTGCCAACGCTGATTGCTGGCATTTATGGAATGAATTTCAAATACATGCCCGAACTCGAACGCCCCAACGGATATCCTGGCGCTCTCTTTGTCATGCTAGCCGTGATTATTGCCCTCGCCTGTATGTTCAAGCGCAAAGGCTGGCTGTAG
- a CDS encoding DoxX family protein codes for MSKLYGDFLGGRAAWGLLLLRLVTGVAMMIHGWGKFQQPFNWMNRPGRPPSNIPGWMQAFAAFAEFGGGLALVLGLLMPLACLGIMFTMLGAKFISHAADPWINPGGKSWELASLYLLIATALLFLGPGRFALDCLLFESTKHVSDERLRFFQRKRS; via the coding sequence ATGAGCAAACTGTACGGCGATTTTCTTGGTGGACGTGCGGCGTGGGGGCTTTTGCTGTTGCGCCTCGTCACCGGCGTCGCGATGATGATTCACGGCTGGGGCAAATTTCAGCAGCCATTCAACTGGATGAACCGACCTGGCAGACCGCCCTCAAACATTCCCGGTTGGATGCAAGCGTTCGCAGCCTTTGCCGAATTCGGCGGCGGACTGGCGCTTGTGCTTGGCCTCTTGATGCCGCTGGCGTGTCTGGGCATTATGTTCACGATGCTCGGCGCGAAATTCATCAGCCACGCGGCTGACCCGTGGATCAATCCCGGCGGGAAGTCGTGGGAGTTGGCGTCGCTCTATCTGTTGATTGCAACCGCGCTGCTTTTTCTGGGGCCGGGCCGCTTTGCCCTCGATTGCCTCTTGTTTGAAAGCACAAAACATGTTTCCGATGAACGCTTGCGCTTTTTTCAACGAAAAAGAAGCTAG
- a CDS encoding ferritin-like domain-containing protein, whose amino-acid sequence MSNELQIGGRTADKVSMEELVELLNGDLSREYQAIITYIQYSASVTGPYRQELKNFFEAEIPDETMHAKYLADKISALGGIPTVTPEAVPQETEAKKMLENIVEAERTARNNYSTRAKQADELGEVGLANRLEDMADDESGHLDETIKILRGWN is encoded by the coding sequence ATGTCTAATGAACTGCAAATTGGTGGGCGCACCGCTGACAAAGTCTCGATGGAAGAACTGGTGGAACTGCTGAACGGTGATTTATCGCGCGAGTATCAGGCGATTATCACCTACATTCAGTATTCGGCGTCTGTCACGGGACCCTATCGCCAAGAGTTGAAAAACTTTTTTGAAGCCGAAATTCCCGACGAAACCATGCACGCCAAGTATCTGGCGGATAAAATCTCGGCGCTCGGCGGCATTCCCACCGTGACACCCGAAGCGGTGCCACAGGAAACCGAAGCTAAGAAGATGCTGGAGAACATCGTCGAAGCCGAGCGCACCGCCCGCAACAATTATTCGACTCGCGCCAAGCAAGCCGATGAACTGGGCGAAGTCGGCTTAGCGAACCGGCTGGAAGATATGGCCGACGACGAAAGCGGCCATCTGGACGAAACCATCAAAATCCTGCGCGGCTGGAATTAA